The Thermodesulfobacteriota bacterium genome includes the window AGTGCTCCTAGACTCAGGTTAAGACCCGCTCTTTAGGTTAAATAGTCTCTAAGTGCAGCCGCATTATTAAATCGATTTTCTTTAGATGCAAATACAAAAGTGATATTTTTATCACTGGAAATCTCAAAAATAGGTTCAAGAGATAGTCTATTATTATCTAACTCTGAGTAATAGCGCTGTTTGAATTCTTCCCACTTATCTTTGTCATGATTAAACCACTTTCTAAGATCAGTTGAGGGCGCCGCTTCTTTAAGCCAAATGTCGACCTTGGCTTTTTCTTTTGATAACCCCCTTGGCCAAAGCCTTTCAACTAGT containing:
- a CDS encoding DUF488 family protein — its product is MKIKLKRVYDVPEESDGVRVLVERLWPRGLSKEKAKVDIWLKEAAPSTDLRKWFNHDKDKWEEFKQRYYSELDNNRLSLEPIFEISSDKNITFVFASKENRFNNAAALRDYLT